From one Drosophila subpulchrella strain 33 F10 #4 breed RU33 chromosome 3L, RU_Dsub_v1.1 Primary Assembly, whole genome shotgun sequence genomic stretch:
- the LOC119554959 gene encoding uncharacterized protein LOC119554959 isoform X4, translated as MAGRRHLLLVLLLVLQLIATTPASRSLSVNGNNIWRRVRLVTSQETDRNAYQVLKPSSRNATSTSSTTSTSTSTSTTTSTTTTTPAAPHSQRSAKQLDLNFPGGNVSSAARLEMSTEFFVVPTLSASSSSSTTSSTTAATPRRSLGAKARAAGTTGRAPPGGHSNSTPPSIVSTHLPFAGLRKEPWVVPVLVLATLTMLMMAAFEIFVLFKAWRTSPSRRHLFLGQMLLLGLFACASLGAVITAQPTLLSCGAIRFGVGVSYALVFAALLVKCVFLISLNGGVYLPAPYQGLLLLFALLIQVAIGGQWLLTQPPEVYTTSVPVMGSGFLSTTVASQTNYSALFYPTSYTTLDGTPEIYTRIAAVSTVLIPLCKTQFSELLFSLIYIVFLIVFIAVLAIKSRGIRDNYREATYIGLAIGGAIPIWLGWMLCGLAVAERHKDACVAFGLVATSATVFLVMFMPKGRQLAAMGKEGLYVEDREEQFSSLSRAGSGYSPSFFHFKPIKYGVMSGCGLPNSASNTGQGLSSKHCSSANNGGGMFIRPDETNLYTTLEPTLSSNPNVYFQRSGAVHPGILY; from the exons ATGGCCGGCAGACGCCACCTGCTGCTCGTCCTGCTGCTGGTCCTGCAGCTGATCGCCACCACGCCGGCGTCGCGCAGCCTCAGCGTGAATGGCAACAACATTTGGCGGCGGGTGCGCCTGGTGACCAGCCAGGAGACCGACCGCAACGCCTACCAGGTGCTCAAGCCGAGCAGCCGGAATGCCACCAGCACCAGCTCCACCACAAGTACCAGTACCAGTACGAGTaccaccaccagcaccaccaccaccactccGGCAGCTCCCCATTCCCAGCGTTCTGCTAAACAATTGGATCTCAACTTTCCGGGCGGCAATGTCTCGAGTGCCGCCCGCCTGGAAATGTCCACGGAATTCTTTGTGGTGCCCACGCTGTCCGCCAGTAGTTCCAGCAGCACCACATCCAGCACCACGGCAGCCACGCCCCGGCGAAGTTTGGGGGCTAAGGCGCGGGCAGCCGGCACCACCGGACGGGCGCCTCCGGGGGGCCACTCCAACAGCACCCCGCCCAGCATAGTGTCCACCCACCTGCCCTTCGCAGGACTGCGCAAGGAGCCGTGGGTGGTGCCCGTGCTGGTCCTGGCCACCCTCACCATGCTTATGATGGCCGCCTTCGAGATCTTCGTGCTCTTTAAGGCCTGGCGGACGTCGCCCTCGCGGCGACATCTCTTCCTGGGCCAGATGCTGCTCCTCGGGCTGTTCGCCTGCGCCAGCTTGGGGGCCGTCATCACGGCCCAGCCCACGCTGCTCAGCTGCGGGGCAATCCGCTTCGGGGTGGGCGTGTCCTACGCCCTGGTCTTCGCCGCCCTGCTGGTCAAGTGCGTCTTCCTGATCAGCCTGAACGGAGGCGTCTACCTGCCGGCGCCCTACCAGGGCCTGCTGCTCCTCTTCGCGCTGCTCATCCAGGTGGCCATCGGGGGTCAGTGGCTGCTCACCCAGCCGCCGGAGGTGTACACCACCAGTGTGCCCGTCATGGGCAGCGGCTTCCTGAGCACCACCGTGGCCTCGCAGACCAACTACTCGGCGCTGTTCTACCCCACGTCCTACACCACGCTGGACGGCACACCGGAGATCTACACCCGGATAGCGGCGGTCAGCACCGTGCTGATCCCGCTCTGCAAGACCCAGTTCTCGGAGCTGCTCTTCTCGCTGATCTACATCGTCTTCCTGATCGTCTTTATCGCCGTGCTGGCCATCAAGTCGCGGGGCATCCGGGACAACTACCGGGAGGCCACCTACATCGGGCTGGCCATCGGGGGAGCCATCCCCATCTGGCTGGGGTGGATGCTGTGCGGACTGGCCGTGGCCGAACGGCACAAGGACGCCTGCGTGGCCTTTGGCCTGGTGGCCACCTCCGCCACCGTCTTCCTGGTGATGTTCATGCCCAAGGGGCGGCAGCTGGCGGCCATGGGCAAGGAGGGCCTCTACGTGGAGGACCGCGAGGAGCAGTTCAGCTCGCTGAGCCGCGCCGGCTCCGGCTACTCGCCCTCGTTCTTCCACTTCAAGCCCATCAAGTACGGTGTGATGAGTGGCTGCGGTCTGCCCAACTCGGCCTCCAACACCGGCCAGGGACTCAGCTCCAAGCACTGCTCCAGTGCCAACAACGGAGGTG GCATGTTTATACGACCCGACGAAACGAATCTCTACACGACGCTGGAGCCCACGTTGAGCAGCAACCCGAATGTGTACTTCCAGCGCAGCGGGGCCGTTCATCCCGGCATCCTGTACTGA
- the LOC119554959 gene encoding uncharacterized protein LOC119554959 isoform X1, translating into MAGRRHLLLVLLLVLQLIATTPASRSLSVNGNNIWRRVRLVTSQETDRNAYQVLKPSSRNATSTSSTTSTSTSTSTTTSTTTTTPAAPHSQRSAKQLDLNFPGGNVSSAARLEMSTEFFVVPTLSASSSSSTTSSTTAATPRRSLGAKARAAGTTGRAPPGGHSNSTPPSIVSTHLPFAGLRKEPWVVPVLVLATLTMLMMAAFEIFVLFKAWRTSPSRRHLFLGQMLLLGLFACASLGAVITAQPTLLSCGAIRFGVGVSYALVFAALLVKCVFLISLNGGVYLPAPYQGLLLLFALLIQVAIGGQWLLTQPPEVYTTSVPVMGSGFLSTTVASQTNYSALFYPTSYTTLDGTPEIYTRIAAVSTVLIPLCKTQFSELLFSLIYIVFLIVFIAVLAIKSRGIRDNYREATYIGLAIGGAIPIWLGWMLCGLAVAERHKDACVAFGLVATSATVFLVMFMPKGRQLAAMGKEGLYVEDREEQFSSLSRAGSGYSPSFFHFKPIKYGVMSGCGLPNSASNTGQGLSSKHCSSANNGGDRVALVTAAPPSYTRMYHYFPAHLSPHPFCYYPPAPPPPLPPQPPPPQQAAPPTLTPLTLKQLGNSLTSMTQAAQLAKTLRYAPGMFIRPDETNLYTTLEPTLSSNPNVYFQRSGAVHPGILY; encoded by the exons ATGGCCGGCAGACGCCACCTGCTGCTCGTCCTGCTGCTGGTCCTGCAGCTGATCGCCACCACGCCGGCGTCGCGCAGCCTCAGCGTGAATGGCAACAACATTTGGCGGCGGGTGCGCCTGGTGACCAGCCAGGAGACCGACCGCAACGCCTACCAGGTGCTCAAGCCGAGCAGCCGGAATGCCACCAGCACCAGCTCCACCACAAGTACCAGTACCAGTACGAGTaccaccaccagcaccaccaccaccactccGGCAGCTCCCCATTCCCAGCGTTCTGCTAAACAATTGGATCTCAACTTTCCGGGCGGCAATGTCTCGAGTGCCGCCCGCCTGGAAATGTCCACGGAATTCTTTGTGGTGCCCACGCTGTCCGCCAGTAGTTCCAGCAGCACCACATCCAGCACCACGGCAGCCACGCCCCGGCGAAGTTTGGGGGCTAAGGCGCGGGCAGCCGGCACCACCGGACGGGCGCCTCCGGGGGGCCACTCCAACAGCACCCCGCCCAGCATAGTGTCCACCCACCTGCCCTTCGCAGGACTGCGCAAGGAGCCGTGGGTGGTGCCCGTGCTGGTCCTGGCCACCCTCACCATGCTTATGATGGCCGCCTTCGAGATCTTCGTGCTCTTTAAGGCCTGGCGGACGTCGCCCTCGCGGCGACATCTCTTCCTGGGCCAGATGCTGCTCCTCGGGCTGTTCGCCTGCGCCAGCTTGGGGGCCGTCATCACGGCCCAGCCCACGCTGCTCAGCTGCGGGGCAATCCGCTTCGGGGTGGGCGTGTCCTACGCCCTGGTCTTCGCCGCCCTGCTGGTCAAGTGCGTCTTCCTGATCAGCCTGAACGGAGGCGTCTACCTGCCGGCGCCCTACCAGGGCCTGCTGCTCCTCTTCGCGCTGCTCATCCAGGTGGCCATCGGGGGTCAGTGGCTGCTCACCCAGCCGCCGGAGGTGTACACCACCAGTGTGCCCGTCATGGGCAGCGGCTTCCTGAGCACCACCGTGGCCTCGCAGACCAACTACTCGGCGCTGTTCTACCCCACGTCCTACACCACGCTGGACGGCACACCGGAGATCTACACCCGGATAGCGGCGGTCAGCACCGTGCTGATCCCGCTCTGCAAGACCCAGTTCTCGGAGCTGCTCTTCTCGCTGATCTACATCGTCTTCCTGATCGTCTTTATCGCCGTGCTGGCCATCAAGTCGCGGGGCATCCGGGACAACTACCGGGAGGCCACCTACATCGGGCTGGCCATCGGGGGAGCCATCCCCATCTGGCTGGGGTGGATGCTGTGCGGACTGGCCGTGGCCGAACGGCACAAGGACGCCTGCGTGGCCTTTGGCCTGGTGGCCACCTCCGCCACCGTCTTCCTGGTGATGTTCATGCCCAAGGGGCGGCAGCTGGCGGCCATGGGCAAGGAGGGCCTCTACGTGGAGGACCGCGAGGAGCAGTTCAGCTCGCTGAGCCGCGCCGGCTCCGGCTACTCGCCCTCGTTCTTCCACTTCAAGCCCATCAAGTACGGTGTGATGAGTGGCTGCGGTCTGCCCAACTCGGCCTCCAACACCGGCCAGGGACTCAGCTCCAAGCACTGCTCCAGTGCCAACAACGGAGGTG ATCGGGTTGCTTTGGTCACCGCCGCACCGCCGAGCTATACGCGTATGTATCACTATTTTCCAGCACACCTGAGTCCGCACCCGTTCTGCTATTATCCTCccgcaccaccaccaccactgcCACCGCAACCACCGCCACCACagcaagccgcaccgcccacGCTCACGCCGTTGACCCTCAAACAGTTGGGCAACTCGCTAACCTCCATGACACAAGCGGCGCAATTGGCCAAAACGTTGCGCTATGCGCCAG GCATGTTTATACGACCCGACGAAACGAATCTCTACACGACGCTGGAGCCCACGTTGAGCAGCAACCCGAATGTGTACTTCCAGCGCAGCGGGGCCGTTCATCCCGGCATCCTGTACTGA
- the LOC119554370 gene encoding interaptin, which produces MDSDCEGAAALADDSGHFSCTSDEGGGESGQRTEPDREQSMFLVRQELLRSRSEVERLLKSEQWYKQELKSQKHSRLETLERLYAQERKYLMENQRLQQESMRLHSKCATLEKQQEQGSPMSPGTSSFKADSESPDLSFEAKQQEARLRDQRQLIDVLRKQKKMLLDDIQRLSLEHDEKLSQLQQSLAGMELESKHMTGKCKQLLDLKSQMEHQLELKSSALRSVTAEREQLRQVIAELNETLQTQEQLLAIKEQEFLDLKQYYQQKLTRESSMEIMHSYSLKYHEEINSKTSEIAGLKNSLNELQSELMMMSQLKEQSEEQQRQLEQLEFKLEAQLLEEAQLRQSDAFKLEQVENLTISLASLQIEKECLKENLKEAQNTLKKLEQKVHLLHGQYAEMCLRCEETKLQLEVEKMEIGKLKQQSSVKESELTKKLQAYADQCDELRKALAKAESKMDDQSKNAEIWQEQLKSIERSRQQEIKQCQATQTDFEDPILIQRIETLELQLADVKIQKLQTVSLLQRLLQQQDAKIKSTNEMEADWIQLLDALQATQLLEQEMRVELQRKTIELEQLNELFAGQNDELQKLQQLSLAKDEQNRLELQLLKETFQENLEIHSADSINLQRLQSQVNSLLEEREESTREERKAVECLRSLGQVLEMETGRRLPHIKSWPQLAKLLRKELRNGRVNHRKAEELPGLKIKLAEISGRHKQALSKIEYLEQTLAAERARFEASDSGKSTASSTPQEPAHEVANLIDDYKKLVQQTANETCRPRNSFILELIERSQRCQPNLCQLSEDVTACQADMDELSRLLIAGRNQKRVEVMPSLMEELRAVAEHS; this is translated from the exons ATGGATTCAGACTGCGAGGGCGCTGCAGCGTTGGCTGATGACTCCGGCCACTTTAGCTGCACCAGCGACGAGGGTGGGGGCGAATCCGGGCAGAGGACGGAGCCGGATCGGGAGCAATCGATGTTCCTGGTGCGGCAGGAGCTCCTGCGGTCACGCAGCGAAGTAGAAAGACTCTTGAAATCGGAGCAGTGGTATAAGCAGGAGCTGAAGTCCCAGAAGCACAGCAGACTGGAGACCCTGGAGAGGTTATACGCCCAGGAGCGCAAGTATCTGATGGAGAACCAAAGGCTGCAGCAGGAATCGATGCGGCTGCACTCAAAGTGTGCCACTCTGGAGAAGCAGCAAGAGCAGGGATCCCCAATGTCCCCTGGTACATCTTCATTCAAGGCGGACTCGGAATCCCCCGACTTATCCTTTGAGGCCAAGCAACAGGAGGCTCGCCTGCGGGATCAGCGTCAGTTGATAGACGTGCTCCGAAAGCAGAAAAAGATGCTTCTGGACGATATTCAGAGACTCAGCCTGGAGCACGACGAAAAGCTGTCGCAGTTGCAGCAATCCTTGGCTGGCATGGAACTGGAGAGCAAGCACATGACGGGAAAATGCAAGCAACTGCTTGACCTAAAGAGCCAAATGGAGCACCAGCTAGAGCTAAAGAGCAGTGCACTGCGCAGTGTCACCGCCGAGCGGGAGCAGCTCCGCCAGGTCATCGCCGAGCTGAACGAGACGCTGCAAACGCAGGAGCAATTGCTAGCAATCAAAGAACAAGAGTTCCTTGATCTAAAACAGTACTACCAGCAAAAGTTGACCAGGGAGAGCAGCATGGAAATCATGCACTCTTATAGCTTGAAATATCATGAAGAGATCAACAGCAAGACGAGTGAAATAGCCGGCCTGAAGAACTCTCTTAACGAGCTTCAGTCGGAGCTAATGATGATGTCCCAGTTGAAGGAACAAAGCGAGGAGCAGCAGCGTCAGCTGGAACAGTTGGAGTTCAAGTTGGAGGCTCAACTTTTGGAGGAGGCCCAGCTCCGCCAAAGCGATGCCTTTAAGCTGGAGCAGGTGGAGAATTTAACAATTTCCTTGGCTTCCTTGCAAATAGAAAAGGAATGCCTGAAAGAAAATTTGAAAGAGGCGCAAAACACTCTAAAAAAATTAGAACAGAAAGTGCACCTTCTTCACGGACAGTATGCCGAGATGTGTTTAAGGTGCGAAGAGACCAAGCTGCAATTGGAAGTAGAGAAAATGGAGATTGGCAAGTTAAAGCAGCAAAGCTCCGTCAAGGAAAGTGAGTTAACGAAGAAACTCCAAGCGTATGCAGATCAGTGCGATGAGCTTAGAAAAGCCTTAGCCAAAGCGGAGTCCAAAATGGATGACCAAAGCAAGAATGCAGAGATTTGGCAAGAGCAGCTGAAATCGATCGAACGATCGAGACAACAAGAAATCAAACAGTGCCAAGCAACTCAAACGGACTTTGAGGATCCGATATTAATCCAACGAATCGAGACTTTGGAACTACAACTGGCCGATGTTAAGATCCAGAAATTACAAACAGTTTCGCTACTCCAAAGACTACTGCAGCAGCAAGACGCCAAGATAAAGAGCACAAACGAAATGGAAGCAGACTGGATACAACTTTTAGATGCCCTGCAAGCTACTCAACTCTTGGAGCAGGAAATGCGGGTGGAGCTTCAGCGTAAGACGATTGAACTGGAGCAATTAAATGAACTGTTTGCTGGGCAAAACGATGAACTGCAGAAGCTCCAGCAATTGAGTCTTGCCAAGGACGAGCAGAACCGGCTGGAGTTACAGCTGCTGAAGGAAACATTCCAAGAGAATCTGGAGATTCACTCCGCTGATTCGATAAACTTACAGAGGCTACAAAGCCAGGTTAACTCCTTGCTCGAAGAGCGGGAGGAAAGTACGCGAGAGGAACGCAAGGCAGTGGAGTGCTTGCGATCTCTCGGTCAAGTTCTCGAAATGGAAACGGGAAGAAGGCTGCCACACATAAAAAGCTGGCCACAGTTGGCTAAACTTTTGCGAAAGGAACTGCGAAACGGGAGAGTGAACCACCGAAAGGCTGAAGAATTACCAGGGCTTAAAATAAAGCTGGCGGAGATAAGCGGACGGCACAAACAAGCGTTGTCCAAAATCGAG TATCTGgagcaaacattggcagcggagCGAGCGCGTTTTGAAGCCTCGGATTCGGGTAAATCGACGGCCAGCTCCACACCCCAGGAACCAGCCCATGAGGTGGCTAATCTGATTGATGACTACAAAAAG CTCGTCCAACAAACCGCCAATGAGACCTGTCGCCCTCGTAACAGCTTCATATTGGAGCTGATCGAGCGGAGTCAGCGTTGCCAACCGAATTTGTGCCAATTAAGCGAGGATGTCACCGCATGTCAGGCTGATATGGATGAGCTCAGCAGGCTGCTAATAGCTGGTCGGAACCAGAAGAGAGTGGAGGTCATGCCCTCCCTGATGGAGGAACTTCGAGCGGTGGCAGAGCACTCTTAG
- the LOC119554959 gene encoding uncharacterized protein LOC119554959 isoform X3, translating into MAGRRHLLLVLLLVLQLIATTPASRSLSVNGNNIWRRVRLVTSQETDRNAYQVLKPSSRNATSTSSTTSTSTSTSTTTSTTTTTPAAPHSQRSAKQLDLNFPGGNVSSAARLEMSTEFFVVPTLSASSSSSTTSSTTAATPRRSLGAKARAAGTTGRAPPGGHSNSTPPSIVSTHLPFAGLRKEPWVVPVLVLATLTMLMMAAFEIFVLFKAWRTSPSRRHLFLGQMLLLGLFACASLGAVITAQPTLLSCGAIRFGVGVSYALVFAALLVKCVFLISLNGGVYLPAPYQGLLLLFALLIQVAIGGQWLLTQPPEVYTTSVPVMGSGFLSTTVASQTNYSALFYPTSYTTLDGTPEIYTRIAAVSTVLIPLCKTQFSELLFSLIYIVFLIVFIAVLAIKSRGIRDNYREATYIGLAIGGAIPIWLGWMLCGLAVAERHKDACVAFGLVATSATVFLVMFMPKGRQLAAMGKEGLYVEDREEQFSSLSRAGSGYSPSFFHFKPIKYGVMSGCGLPNSASNTGQGLSSKHCSSANNGGDRVALVTAAPPSYTRMFIRPDETNLYTTLEPTLSSNPNVYFQRSGAVHPGILY; encoded by the exons ATGGCCGGCAGACGCCACCTGCTGCTCGTCCTGCTGCTGGTCCTGCAGCTGATCGCCACCACGCCGGCGTCGCGCAGCCTCAGCGTGAATGGCAACAACATTTGGCGGCGGGTGCGCCTGGTGACCAGCCAGGAGACCGACCGCAACGCCTACCAGGTGCTCAAGCCGAGCAGCCGGAATGCCACCAGCACCAGCTCCACCACAAGTACCAGTACCAGTACGAGTaccaccaccagcaccaccaccaccactccGGCAGCTCCCCATTCCCAGCGTTCTGCTAAACAATTGGATCTCAACTTTCCGGGCGGCAATGTCTCGAGTGCCGCCCGCCTGGAAATGTCCACGGAATTCTTTGTGGTGCCCACGCTGTCCGCCAGTAGTTCCAGCAGCACCACATCCAGCACCACGGCAGCCACGCCCCGGCGAAGTTTGGGGGCTAAGGCGCGGGCAGCCGGCACCACCGGACGGGCGCCTCCGGGGGGCCACTCCAACAGCACCCCGCCCAGCATAGTGTCCACCCACCTGCCCTTCGCAGGACTGCGCAAGGAGCCGTGGGTGGTGCCCGTGCTGGTCCTGGCCACCCTCACCATGCTTATGATGGCCGCCTTCGAGATCTTCGTGCTCTTTAAGGCCTGGCGGACGTCGCCCTCGCGGCGACATCTCTTCCTGGGCCAGATGCTGCTCCTCGGGCTGTTCGCCTGCGCCAGCTTGGGGGCCGTCATCACGGCCCAGCCCACGCTGCTCAGCTGCGGGGCAATCCGCTTCGGGGTGGGCGTGTCCTACGCCCTGGTCTTCGCCGCCCTGCTGGTCAAGTGCGTCTTCCTGATCAGCCTGAACGGAGGCGTCTACCTGCCGGCGCCCTACCAGGGCCTGCTGCTCCTCTTCGCGCTGCTCATCCAGGTGGCCATCGGGGGTCAGTGGCTGCTCACCCAGCCGCCGGAGGTGTACACCACCAGTGTGCCCGTCATGGGCAGCGGCTTCCTGAGCACCACCGTGGCCTCGCAGACCAACTACTCGGCGCTGTTCTACCCCACGTCCTACACCACGCTGGACGGCACACCGGAGATCTACACCCGGATAGCGGCGGTCAGCACCGTGCTGATCCCGCTCTGCAAGACCCAGTTCTCGGAGCTGCTCTTCTCGCTGATCTACATCGTCTTCCTGATCGTCTTTATCGCCGTGCTGGCCATCAAGTCGCGGGGCATCCGGGACAACTACCGGGAGGCCACCTACATCGGGCTGGCCATCGGGGGAGCCATCCCCATCTGGCTGGGGTGGATGCTGTGCGGACTGGCCGTGGCCGAACGGCACAAGGACGCCTGCGTGGCCTTTGGCCTGGTGGCCACCTCCGCCACCGTCTTCCTGGTGATGTTCATGCCCAAGGGGCGGCAGCTGGCGGCCATGGGCAAGGAGGGCCTCTACGTGGAGGACCGCGAGGAGCAGTTCAGCTCGCTGAGCCGCGCCGGCTCCGGCTACTCGCCCTCGTTCTTCCACTTCAAGCCCATCAAGTACGGTGTGATGAGTGGCTGCGGTCTGCCCAACTCGGCCTCCAACACCGGCCAGGGACTCAGCTCCAAGCACTGCTCCAGTGCCAACAACGGAGGTG ATCGGGTTGCTTTGGTCACCGCCGCACCGCCGAGCTATACGC GCATGTTTATACGACCCGACGAAACGAATCTCTACACGACGCTGGAGCCCACGTTGAGCAGCAACCCGAATGTGTACTTCCAGCGCAGCGGGGCCGTTCATCCCGGCATCCTGTACTGA
- the LOC119554371 gene encoding uncharacterized protein LOC119554371: MNACLPLLLVVVASLSISVDSYGHLNENMNKATVKKTKDGWQCAGVTCPKKFTSYCTVTKILKPTEKLHTELLILCMDNKNKPRCGVTRTIKGETEKLLEVDEDGNTRYSEKESITVIEGTTIPRCPFVPPKL, translated from the exons ATGAACGCTTGTCTACCCTTGTTACTAGTAGTGGTGGCTAGTTTATCTATTTCTGTGGACTCATATGGACACTTAAATGAGAACATGAATAAAGCGACTGTAAAAAAAACTAAGG ATGGATGGCAATGTGCCGGAGTAACCTGCCCTAAAAAGTTTACATCGTATTGTACAGTGACTAAGATTTTGAAGCCAACTGAAAAACTGCACACCGAACTTCTTATTTTATGCATGGATAACAAGAATAAGCCCAGGTGTGGTGTAACGCGAACTATAAAAGGCGAAACAGAGAAACTTTTAGAAGTGGACGAAGATGGAAACACGCGATATTCGGAAAAAGAGAGCATTACGGTCATTGAAGGTACTACGATTCCCAGGTGCCCATTCGTACCTCCAAAGCTATAA
- the LOC119554959 gene encoding uncharacterized protein LOC119554959 isoform X2, with amino-acid sequence MAGRRHLLLVLLLVLQLIATTPASRSLSVNGNNIWRRVRLVTSQETDRNAYQVLKPSSRNATSTSSTTSTSTSTSTTTSTTTTTPAAPHSQRSAKQLDLNFPGGNVSSAARLEMSTEFFVVPTLSASSSSSTTSSTTAATPRRSLGAKARAAGTTGRAPPGGHSNSTPPSIVSTHLPFAGLRKEPWVVPVLVLATLTMLMMAAFEIFVLFKAWRTSPSRRHLFLGQMLLLGLFACASLGAVITAQPTLLSCGAIRFGVGVSYALVFAALLVKCVFLISLNGGVYLPAPYQGLLLLFALLIQVAIGGQWLLTQPPEVYTTSVPVMGSGFLSTTVASQTNYSALFYPTSYTTLDGTPEIYTRIAAVSTVLIPLCKTQFSELLFSLIYIVFLIVFIAVLAIKSRGIRDNYREATYIGLAIGGAIPIWLGWMLCGLAVAERHKDACVAFGLVATSATVFLVMFMPKGRQLAAMGKEGLYVEDREEQFSSLSRAGSGYSPSFFHFKPIKYGVMSGCGLPNSASNTGQGLSSKHCSSANNGGAHLSPHPFCYYPPAPPPPLPPQPPPPQQAAPPTLTPLTLKQLGNSLTSMTQAAQLAKTLRYAPGMFIRPDETNLYTTLEPTLSSNPNVYFQRSGAVHPGILY; translated from the exons ATGGCCGGCAGACGCCACCTGCTGCTCGTCCTGCTGCTGGTCCTGCAGCTGATCGCCACCACGCCGGCGTCGCGCAGCCTCAGCGTGAATGGCAACAACATTTGGCGGCGGGTGCGCCTGGTGACCAGCCAGGAGACCGACCGCAACGCCTACCAGGTGCTCAAGCCGAGCAGCCGGAATGCCACCAGCACCAGCTCCACCACAAGTACCAGTACCAGTACGAGTaccaccaccagcaccaccaccaccactccGGCAGCTCCCCATTCCCAGCGTTCTGCTAAACAATTGGATCTCAACTTTCCGGGCGGCAATGTCTCGAGTGCCGCCCGCCTGGAAATGTCCACGGAATTCTTTGTGGTGCCCACGCTGTCCGCCAGTAGTTCCAGCAGCACCACATCCAGCACCACGGCAGCCACGCCCCGGCGAAGTTTGGGGGCTAAGGCGCGGGCAGCCGGCACCACCGGACGGGCGCCTCCGGGGGGCCACTCCAACAGCACCCCGCCCAGCATAGTGTCCACCCACCTGCCCTTCGCAGGACTGCGCAAGGAGCCGTGGGTGGTGCCCGTGCTGGTCCTGGCCACCCTCACCATGCTTATGATGGCCGCCTTCGAGATCTTCGTGCTCTTTAAGGCCTGGCGGACGTCGCCCTCGCGGCGACATCTCTTCCTGGGCCAGATGCTGCTCCTCGGGCTGTTCGCCTGCGCCAGCTTGGGGGCCGTCATCACGGCCCAGCCCACGCTGCTCAGCTGCGGGGCAATCCGCTTCGGGGTGGGCGTGTCCTACGCCCTGGTCTTCGCCGCCCTGCTGGTCAAGTGCGTCTTCCTGATCAGCCTGAACGGAGGCGTCTACCTGCCGGCGCCCTACCAGGGCCTGCTGCTCCTCTTCGCGCTGCTCATCCAGGTGGCCATCGGGGGTCAGTGGCTGCTCACCCAGCCGCCGGAGGTGTACACCACCAGTGTGCCCGTCATGGGCAGCGGCTTCCTGAGCACCACCGTGGCCTCGCAGACCAACTACTCGGCGCTGTTCTACCCCACGTCCTACACCACGCTGGACGGCACACCGGAGATCTACACCCGGATAGCGGCGGTCAGCACCGTGCTGATCCCGCTCTGCAAGACCCAGTTCTCGGAGCTGCTCTTCTCGCTGATCTACATCGTCTTCCTGATCGTCTTTATCGCCGTGCTGGCCATCAAGTCGCGGGGCATCCGGGACAACTACCGGGAGGCCACCTACATCGGGCTGGCCATCGGGGGAGCCATCCCCATCTGGCTGGGGTGGATGCTGTGCGGACTGGCCGTGGCCGAACGGCACAAGGACGCCTGCGTGGCCTTTGGCCTGGTGGCCACCTCCGCCACCGTCTTCCTGGTGATGTTCATGCCCAAGGGGCGGCAGCTGGCGGCCATGGGCAAGGAGGGCCTCTACGTGGAGGACCGCGAGGAGCAGTTCAGCTCGCTGAGCCGCGCCGGCTCCGGCTACTCGCCCTCGTTCTTCCACTTCAAGCCCATCAAGTACGGTGTGATGAGTGGCTGCGGTCTGCCCAACTCGGCCTCCAACACCGGCCAGGGACTCAGCTCCAAGCACTGCTCCAGTGCCAACAACGGAGGTG CACACCTGAGTCCGCACCCGTTCTGCTATTATCCTCccgcaccaccaccaccactgcCACCGCAACCACCGCCACCACagcaagccgcaccgcccacGCTCACGCCGTTGACCCTCAAACAGTTGGGCAACTCGCTAACCTCCATGACACAAGCGGCGCAATTGGCCAAAACGTTGCGCTATGCGCCAG GCATGTTTATACGACCCGACGAAACGAATCTCTACACGACGCTGGAGCCCACGTTGAGCAGCAACCCGAATGTGTACTTCCAGCGCAGCGGGGCCGTTCATCCCGGCATCCTGTACTGA